The Candidatus Brocadiaceae bacterium genome contains the following window.
GTCAAATCGATACAGAAATGGACGAAGTTGTTTATACAATAACCGAAATACGCTATTATTAAATGCGGTATAATTGCTGTCTACCTGCAAGCCATATTTCTTTGCAAGTGTTTCAGCCTCTCTGTAAATCTCTAATTCTTCCTGCATGGTCGGTCTCTTAAAACTGCTCTTGCCAAAAGGTATATTTAACCGTACAAGGTAAACACGGTCCGCGCCGATTGTTCCGGCAAAGTTAACGGTGTTCAGACATTGTTGCTTGTTGTGCATCGTTATCTGCACGGTAATGACAGGTAATACAGCATCATTTCTGTATGAAATAAGGGATTGTATATTATTTTGTACCACTCTGTTGGCCGGATGAGCGTCTGTGACCGGAAGATCTTCTTCGATGTTATCTAACGATATGGTTAATTTGTCTAACGACATGTCAACAAACCTTTCACTATAGGTAGCTAAAAGCAGGCCATTGGTTGTAACTCCTACCCTATGTCCTCTTCTTTTTGTATAGGCAATCATGTCAATTAGGCGTGGATGAAGCAACGGTTCACCCCAGCCGGTAAGGGTAATAGTATAACGAGGGTCTATTTTATCAATAATTTTCTTGAAGAGATCAAATGGGATATCACTTTCCGGTAGATGAAAGGTATCCCGCGGACACATACCGCAGGTATAGTTGCAACGGTTTGTTACTTCAATCTGGATACGTTCAGGATGCTGTGGGAAGCAGTAAAAGGTCCTTCCTATGAGTCCTTTCGTTAGATATAACAGGCCAGAGCGCATTTAACATACCTTCTTAACGGTTTTCTGTTGTTTTCTTTCGATTAAGTTCTTTGTTTTTTCGTTAATGGGGGTAGGATAATTGCTAGTGAAACAGGCGTTGCAGAAATTATGACTTGGTTGTGTGGTACAATTCATCATGCCTTCAGTGCTAAGATAACTCAAACTTTCAACATTCAAATATGTACGTATTTCCTCAATGGTATGGTCCGCGGCAATCAACTCCCCTTTTTGTTGAAAATCTATTCCGTAATAACAGGGGTAGCGATGCGGAGGGCAACTGATTCGTACGTGAATTTCCTTTGCGCCCGCCTTCCGTAGTAACCCGAAACGAGATCGTGATGTTGTGCCTCTTACAATAGAATCATCGATAACAATAACACGTTTCCCTTCCACGGTTTCCTTTAAAGCGTTTAGTTTGAGCTCTACAGTACGATGCCGGCGATCGTGTTCAGGCAATATGAATGTGCGGCCAACATAATGGTTCCGAATAAATCCACGGTCAAATGGTATGCCGGAAGCATGAGAATATCCAATCGCAGCCGAATTTCCTCCTTCTGGCACGGAGATCACTATGTCAGCATCTACTGGTGATTCCTCGGCGAGTTTTGCCCCTAATTTTTTTCTGAATAAATGTACACTTTCACCGTAAATTCTGCTGTCCGGTCTGGAAAAGTACACCAACTCAAATACACAAAAAGCAGGTTTAATTTGATTTTGAGGACAAAAATATTCGCTTCTTAATCCATTTTTTCCAATGTAAACGGCTTCTCCCGGATTGACATCCCGAATATATTCAGCGCCTATCTGATCAAGGGCACACGTTTCCGATGCCATTACATAGCCACTATTCAATTTTCCCAGGCAAAGGGGTCTGAAGCCCTGAGGGTCACGTACCCCGACCATTTCACCTGGGGTTAAAAATAATAATGAAAATGCGCCGTGCAAATGTTTTAGTACAGGAGATAAACTCTGTTGCAACATATTTAAAGGCTGTGCCATGAGGTGAACGATAACTTCAGTATCTGAGGTGGTGTGAAATATTGATCCTTTTGCTTCAAATTCCTCACGAAGTTTCTTTGCGTTGGTTAATTGTCCGTTGTGAGCAACAGCAACTTTCCCCTTATAATAATCAACCACTAATGGTTGTGAGTTGCCAATGTCGCTGGATCCTACCGTAGAGTATCGAACATGTCCGATGGCAGCAGGGTTTTCCAGCCTTTTGAGTACGTGTGGCTTTATGGCTTGGCTGATAAGTCCCATTTTTTTATGACAAATAATTTCCGTGCCGTTAGAGGATGCGATGCCGGCGCTTTCTTCTCCCCGGTGTTGTAAAGAATATAAACCGTAATAGACCTTTTCCGCGGCATCTTTACAGCCATATACTCCAAATAGACCGCAATGCTCTTTTATAGGCGACATTTTAATTCATTTCTTTCATAAATTAAGAAATAATGAAGAATTAAAAACTTAAATCTTGTCTTTATGTTTTTGTAAAATTAGAATACAGCAAGAACTACAGCTATTTGGATTCAGAACTGATGTAACGGAAAAGTTGGGCAGCGATTCAAATTTTCCCTCCTAAAAATAATAGTAAAAGCCCTGCATTCATTTTTTGCCGTTGTGCGTGATGAAGCATTTTGCGGGAGTTTTGCATACAACTACGTGCGGTAGGAAACAGTGCAACAATATTAATTATATCATACTTTGCCTTTGTGTCAATACAATATATTCATGAACCGTCATTCAAAAAGAAGGAGAGATAGTCGAGGTATTGCAAAACGTTTTATAGATGCCCGGCTCTATGTTTTAATCAGTTCTCATCTTTGTCATGGATCTGTATTAAAAACGCTTCAGGAAGTTATGCGAGGAGGCGCTGATATAGTGCAGCTTCGGGAAAAGACAATGGGTGAGAGTGAGTATCTCGCGTTGGCGAAAGAATTTAGAAAACTGACGTTACAATCGGGGATACTTTTTATTGTAAATGACCATGCAGAGATTGCCCGTGAAGTGGATGCAGATGGGCTCCATATCGGTCAATCTGATTGTTGTGTCCAGTCTGCGCGGAAAATTATTGGTAACGACAGGGTATTAGGTGTTTCTACTCATAACATGGCACAGGCGAGAAGGGCAGAGCGGGCGGGCGCTGATTATATAAGTGTTGGTCCCGTATACCCCACGGAAACAAAGGATTTTGAACCCCCCGTAGGCCTTGAATACATACGGCAGGTGAAAGAAGGAATCAACATCCCCTCTGTAGCAATAGGAGCTATCAATCATGACAACCTTCACGACGTCATACATGCGGGCGGAGAACGAGTTGCAATTTGCTCTGCAATCCTTTGCCGTGAGAATGTCGCGGAGGCGACCATTCTTTTAAAGAATCAAATTATTTTTTACCGGTCTCAAATCAGGAATTAGCAGATTGTTATGTGGTACTGTATTTGCGGCTTTCTCAGGCAATTTGAAAAAATCTACGATAAGGGCAGTCACAAAATGGTAACGAGCGATAGAGAGACCCTCTTTATGCAAAGTATCAGATATGATAAAAATGTGATTATTTGGATAAATATTCAGGACATAGTTGTAATTTTGGACGTTTCGACCAAAGAATACGATCAGGTAACAGACTGGGAATGTATTTTGTCGACAGGTATGAGAAGGAAGGAATCCTAATATGGGCAGAATGATATTTTTGAATAGTTTGTTTTTCGTATGCATTTTTACATTTTCTGGGTGTGAAAGTATGATGGTATGGAAGGGTGAGCCAATGGTTGAGGCAAGAACGGGAACAGGGCAGGAAAAGGTTGAGGCAGTTACTGGAACAGATGGCGTGCTTCAGGGGCCACCGAAAAGAAGTGGTTATCTGGAAAACGGGTATACAGTAAAAATCGATACGGGTGAAAGGAAGACTACCTCTATACTTGAGCAATTTGAGCAGGCAAAACAGGAATTGGAGGTTTTAAGGAAAACAATAGCCATTCTTGAAAATGAGCTGCAAAGTGAAAGAGATTTAAAAAATAGCCTTGACATGGAGTGTGAAAGCTATAAAGAGCAATTATTGGCCACACGGCAGATAATCTTGGAAATAGAAAGGCTCGGAGAAGAGCTGCAAGGGATCCAAAAACCCTATGAGGAAACAATTGAAGAGCTAACAATATTGTTGACAAAATCGCAGATCAAAGAGACAAAGACGAAGAAAGAGCTCATTAGTCTTCAGATAGAAAATCTCATGAAAGGGAAGGATGAAAAATCAGTTAAACACTAGATCGCCGCGTTCTGTTTCGTTAATGCGTGAGGGCAATAGTTGTATGGTATGGACTTTTGCTGGGGGGAAATCGGTTTTATAAAAGATTCCAGTATGAAATAAGTTGTTACAACAGGGAGAAATTTCGTGAAATATGACAGAATATCATTCTTGGTGATGTTATTCTTTATACTAGGAGGGTGTTTCAGTAACCCACCACAAAGATCCTCGAGCCTCAGTTATAATAAACCGGATAATTTTAAGGAAATGCACGTACGACGTGTTTTGCTCCTGCCATTTGAGTATGATGTTGATCGGGAAGCGGTTATCGATGAAGTAACAGAGGCCTTTGCGGTAGAATTAAGAAAGATAGGGCAATTTGAAATTGTTTTACCGCTTGAAAATAAATCTGTTGCCTCTCTTAAGCATGAAATCTGGGTTAAGGGTTCCTTTGATATCCATACGATAATTATGCTTCAAAAACAATATGATGTTGATGCGATTATTTTTGGGGAGATAACTCACTACCGTCCGTACGAGCCAATGTCGCTTGGTGTTAAGGTTGGTATGGTTTCAACAGATAACGGTGCAGTTTTATGGAGCGCTGATGGAGTTTTTGATAGTAATGAAAATGAAGTTGCAGAGCTTGTCCAGCATTATTTTGAAAGTACTCATCAAAAAACGGCTTTATATGGCTGGAAACTTATTTTGCTTTCTATGAGGCGATACTCTCAATTTGTTGCTAATCAAATTACGGCGACACTTCTCTATTAATTTTTTCCGTTGCGGAATACAGAAAGGTCTGCAGGGAACCATTTCCTATGGTTTTCCTTTGCAGATCTTTTTGTTTCTGTGGGCTATACAATTCATGTGGAACAGCCTGCCCGATTTGTAGTGGGTGAACCAGGAAAATATTACTGTTCCCTGCGGAAAAAACTATCCAATTCTTTTATTACGACTTTCCGGATAAAACATTTTTCCTCTCCTGCTGTTTCTTCTTGTTATTGTAACCAATTATGTTGGTATTACTTATAAAATATTTCCGTACACATAAATTTTTTCTCTTACCATTAATACACATTTGGCATTTCCGTTGCAAATCCGAGAGGTGATGTTACAGGTATTTTGTTGTGCATAGGAAACAATACCCTTTTCATTTGTTGAGAGGAAATTGTCATGATAGAAAAATTTTTTGAGTTTTGCAACGATACCATGGCCTCCGGTAATTCAATTTTTAGGCTTCAAGCAGGCAAGGACGATCAAAATCTAAAGAGAGCAGATGGAATCGGCGTTCAAGGGAATGGTATCAATGATACGGAAGTCGAGGATGGTAGTGAAAAGAGTGAATTGATACACTTTCATGAAATTATTATCCACGAAATGGAGCATCATGAAGCAAATGATGTGTACGGTTTTCAGGGAAATAATGATGTGTTAATGAACCAAAAGGTAGGCAACGGGAATCATACGAATACAGCCTCACAAAGTAAGCATTGTGAGGCGCCGGATGGATTTACTCTGAAAAATCTACAAGGACCCGGTAAAAACAGTGTTTTCAAAATAACAGGGACTGCAGGCGAAATTCCGATGGGAATTCAGTGGAATGTGTCTGTATCAACAGCAGATAGTTTGACGAATAATCGTCAACTTGATAAGCAGGACAAGCAACCGATTTTTATAAAGGGAGACAGAATTTTGTCTTCGGGAAAAATAAACGTATCGCAGAATCTTCTGATGGAAGATAAAACAATTTTATCAAGTGCTGAAACAGGAATTATCAACAAAGGTTCAAATGGCAGTAGAGGAGAGTATTCTGACTTGCTTGAGTTATGGGGAAAAAATATTCCCGCAGGGGTGAAAAAGGATGTAGCAATGTTTGTTAATAGCAATTTGTCAAAACCCGATCTTCCGGTAGGAATTCAACAGGATATGCCTGTGTCCACAGCAGATAGTTTGACGAATAATCGTCAACTTGATAAGCAGGACAGGCAATCGATTTCTATGAAGGGTAACGGTACTTTGTCTCTGGGAAAAATAAACGTATTGCAAAATCTCCCCGCGGAAAATAAAACAGTTTTCTCCAATGCGGAAATAAGTATTCCGGCAAACACCGTGTCAAATCATGCCGTTGAAAGGGAACATGGAAAGACAGGGGATGCTGTCTCTTCACAAGATAACGTGACAGGAGAGCATCAGTCGAAAAAGGAGGGAACATTTACCTCTGATAGTTCATCAAAGGATAAAAATTCATCGGACATCGAATCTCGGGATACTCACGCGCAAAAAACAAAGAACGCGACTTCATTTCTCGCTGGCAGGAACACAGCCGATTCCTTTCGGGCAGATGGGACCGATTTGCAGAACAAATCACATTTCTCTCAACGGAATGATACCATAAGTGTCGTATCCTCAAGAGGAGGGTTCAATCCAATGGCAACAACCACCATGGTTAGCAGTAGTAACACTGCAGGTGTTGAACAAATCCAAAACACTATAATAGAGCAAATTTTCCAGAGAATGCAAGTTCTGAATCGTGGTGGCAGATCGGAAATTACTATGCATTTAAATCCGGAAGAGTTAGGGAGTGTGAGAATTCATTTTGCAGAAGAGAAGGGTGAAATAGAGGCGAAAATACTTGTGGAAAGCTTTGAGGTTAAGGCGGCAGTAGAAAACAGTATTCATCGTCTTCGGGAATCCTTGTCATCGCATGGCGTAGAAATCAATAAATTAGAAATAGCGATGCGGGGCGAGGATGAAAAAGAGCATAGATTGGGGCGGGACTTTAAAGAAAATAACTCACCGGGTAATAGCGCTGACTGGAAAGATAATAATGAGGAGGTGCTGGAAGTTGAAGATGATACGAGTCATCTGTCACGTACAAAAATCGATGTAAACGGCAATACCGTCTCTATTGACTACATATTATAAAAAAGGAGAAAAACATGGCTATTGGAGGTAATTTAGATATTGGTTCTGATGACTTTATGACACTCTTTGTCACTCAGTTGCAGCATCAGAATCCGTTAGAACCAACGGATAACAGTGAATTCATGTCTCAGCTGGCGCAATTCAGTACCCTAGAGCAAACACAGAGGCAGACAGAGTATCTTGCCGATTTGGATGCCCTGAACACCGCGGGGTTGCAACTGGAACAGCTATCGCTTGCCAATTCATTTGTCGGTAAGACGATAACATATAGTGACGATGATGGTGACACTACCTATACGGGAGTTGTAGATGGAGTGAAGCTGGAGACTGACGGGTCCGTATCCTTTCTTGTCGGGGGAAAATCTGTTCCTTTTGCAAATTTTCTTGAGGTGTTAAATTCAGGGTCAACAGGCAATACCAATGATACTACAGAAGACATAGAAGATACTGAAGGTACAGAAGATACTGAAGGTACAGAAGATACAGAAGATACAGAAGATACAGAGACAAAGACAGATTGATAGGTTCATAACGTTCTCATACATTTGTTAAAAGGAGGTTCCTTATGGGTTTTGGAGGCGCATTAAATTCTGGAGTAACGGGTATTCGCACACACCAGACCATGCTGGATGTCATTGGCAATAATTTGGCGAATGTGAATACCTTTGGGTTTAAATCATCAAGATTATTATTTACTGATCTTCTCAGTCGGTCAATGGCTGCCGGGAGTGGCGGGAGGCCAGTACAGATTGGAATGGGAGTGAAACCGGGCACCATTGCTTCAAACTTTTCTCAAGGAGCATTGGAAACAACCAATAATGCGTTTGATTTTGCCATTCAGGGCGATGGTTTTTTTGTTGTCAATGGAGGAGGTCAGAACTTTTTTACACGGGTTGGTTCATTTGCCACTGATAAAAACAATTTGCTTGTAGACACGGTCACCGGTTACCGGGTATTGGATACGACCGGGGAGCCTATTTCGATTCCTTTTGATTCTACCGTTGATGGTAAAGCGACGTCAACGGTAAAAATTGGGGGGAACCTGGAAGCTACAACATCCAGTAAATCTTCTGAGGTGTTAATAATGGAAAGCGCCCTTACTGCAAGCAGTGTTATTGCGACAGGGGCAACAACCTTAAATTCTCTGGATTCAAATACATCCGATTACATTGCAGGCGACAAGATTCTTATTACCGGAACCAAGTCAGACGGAACTACGGTTTCTGCGACGTATACAATAGCCGCTGCCACTGACACGGTGGAGGACCTTTTGTTTGAAATTAGTAAGGCATTTGGCGATACCGGATCTTCCGGGTCTTTAAATCAAGATGGCGACGCGTATGCGGAAATAGACGCGACAGGAAAGATTATTCTCAAGCCTGGGTCTGCTGCTACCGCAAACAGTGATAAATTATCCGTTTCCCTTGATGATGATGGCTCTAATACGGGTAAAACAACGTGGTCTGATCATAAATTTTCCGGTTCAACACGTATTGCCTCTACTGTCATCTATGATACACAGGGTGTGGGGCATACCGTCACGTACAGATTCACAAAGCAGGGTGATAATACGTGGAATCTTGTAACGTTAATGGCGAGTGATGATGGAACTATTTCTGATTCAACGGTTACGGGCATTACCTTTAATGAGGATGGTTCTTTCAGTTCTACAACAAGCGACATGGACCTTGTCTTTAAATTTAATGGCATGACGACTTCCCAGACGGTTAGTCTTGATCTTGGAACAACGGGGGAAACTGACGGGTTGAGTCAAATGGGAGGTAAATCAACGGCTGTCATAAAAAAGCAGGATGGTTATGCATACGGATCATTTGAAAATATATCTGTTCTTGAAGACGGCACCATCAGGGCTTTATACTCGAATGGCATAGTACAGGATGTGGCCCAGATGTCCGTCGCTATCTTTAGTGATAGGAATGGTTTGGAGAGGGCGGGTGATAATATGTATAAACAAACGGATGCCTCCGGTGAAGCGATTTTTACGACGGGAGGAGGCGGAGTGGCGGGTTCAATCTCTAGTGGAAATTTAGAAGGTTCAAACGTGGACATGACCGCGGAACTCACTTCATTGATTATGGCCCAGAGAGGTTTTCAACTTAATTCAAGGGTTGTAACGACCGCAGACGAAGTGATCGCTGAGGCAGTCAACCTGAAGAGATAAAATAACCCTGCAGTCTTAGTAGTATCAATTCTGGCTGCGTAGAGAAGAAAAAGCGATGGCAGGATTGCCTGATAATCCTGCCATCGCTTTTTATGAGTATTTCCTTGCCGGCACATTTCCTGCGCCTGTGCGTCAGAACCGAACAACAACCCGCGTAAGACCCTTTTTCATAGGTGCCTCGGGAATTGAAATGCGCCTCATGAAGTACACGGACGACAAATGGGATTCTTTCTGACTTGCGCATATGCTTCGTTTGGGGATATTGCCAGAAGGTTATATCTATCCGAAAGAGATAAGATCGGTAAGGGATTTGTTACGGAAGAGAACTATGTTGGTCCAACACAGAACAGCCCATGTGTTGAGCCTGCAAAACATGATTCATCGTAATACGAGTAAAAAGCTCAATGTCAAAGATACGAAGAAACTCAGCGAAGTTAAGATACACACCCTGCTTTCTGATGATCGCCTGGTAATGGCAGCACAGAGCGATAAGGCGGTAATAGATTTCTTGAGTGAACAAATAAGCAAGATAGAAAAGGCGGTGCTCAAGCAAGTACAATTACGATATCCCTACGAAGAATTAATCACGGCATCAGCGATAGGGGAGATATTGGGAATAACGATAATGCCTGAGACTGGAGATATCAACCGTTTTCGAACGGTATCAGACTATTCTTCCTACTGCAGGTGTGTCTCCTCCAAAAGGGTCTCCCATGGTAAGAAAAAAGGGGAGGGGAACAAGAAGAACGGGAACAAACAGTTAGCGTGGGAGTATGTGGAGGCGGCAAATTTCATGAGGAGGTTTAGTCCTCTTGTCAGAAGCTGGTATCAACGCAAGGCGTCAAAAACAAACGCCATTGTAGCGACGAAGGCGTTAAGCAACAAGATAGCCCGTGCGTGTTACTTTATCATAAAAGATCAGAAACGATTTGACCCTATGAGATTATTTTAGTAAGGCTCGTGGGTGGGGCAGGGAACCAAAGAGAAAATAACTGGTTGTAAAAACCAAAAGGAAGCTGTTCCACCCACCAAAAACAAGGAGGTGGAGAGAAATGGATGTATAAATGTCCCAAAAGTTCATCTCAACAAATAACAAAGCCCTTTTATGATGAGAGAGAGGGGATGGAGGGTGGAATGTAACCTCAGGGGAGAAAGTCTGAAGCCGTAGGGGGAAAACGGCGCGCATAATGAGCAGGGAAGCTGCTGCAAGACGACACCGCTGCGCTTTATGTGCCGATTCGACGCATACGTGCAGGTAACGCTCTCGCTGGAGTTTCTGCGCAATGGAAATTTTGTAAAGAAAAAACGTATGTAATGGCATGATACGATGGAACAGTGAGCCGGTAAAGGGGTTGGTATAAAACCATGAGATTTGATTGGAAAGCTGTTCCATCGATAAAAGGAGCCTGAAAGGCATTATCAACAATGATCCGACTATGTTGTGAGCCACAAAGGGCTGGCCGTGGAGCCACAAGATTTATGAAAATCAATTGGACGCAGTCATGGTACCGAGGATTTTCTGGTGCAGATATTTGCCAGGGGCAAAGGGATTTTTCTGAAAAAGACCATCCCTTATCACGCCTCGGTCCGGATGGGCGACCTGTCTGCGTGTATCGCACAGGCATGCTGGTGCGGATTGTTCATCTGTAACTGAAAAACACTGAAAACCAGGGTGCGGTATCTCGAATACGCCAAGCCTCTCTACCACTTAATTTTTTCACACCAGGAGGTCTCGGTTTTTCAGAAAGGTTTTGTACAGCGTTAATAATTTTTTAACTTTAGCTTGATTATGAGTTTTGCATTGAATAGCGAAGATAGGTATGGCGTTGTGGCTAATTGGTATAAGTTTAAAGGAGTTATAAAAATGCCACATACAATTGAACCGTTAAGTAAAAAGCAAAAGACACCTTCATTTCATGAACTCTTAGTCCCTATTGAAAACATTATTAACCAGGTGCCTATTCTCCAATCAAAAGCAAACCTGATATGGTAATAGTGCCAATATTGTATGGTACGGAAACACGATCAAGTGTGGGTTTATGGAACATAGGAAATGAATTTTTTCTTCAATAAGCCTGCTGTATGGAAAAAATTTATATAAAACC
Protein-coding sequences here:
- a CDS encoding radical SAM protein codes for the protein MRSGLLYLTKGLIGRTFYCFPQHPERIQIEVTNRCNYTCGMCPRDTFHLPESDIPFDLFKKIIDKIDPRYTITLTGWGEPLLHPRLIDMIAYTKRRGHRVGVTTNGLLLATYSERFVDMSLDKLTISLDNIEEDLPVTDAHPANRVVQNNIQSLISYRNDAVLPVITVQITMHNKQQCLNTVNFAGTIGADRVYLVRLNIPFGKSSFKRPTMQEELEIYREAETLAKKYGLQVDSNYTAFNNSVFRLLYKQLRPFLYRFDKYCSKPYDYLYINIEGKVTPCCDLPRHEVGNILKQDLGDIWKSENIQYFRKHQNDICGTCDALRLKHLN
- the purF gene encoding amidophosphoribosyltransferase codes for the protein MSPIKEHCGLFGVYGCKDAAEKVYYGLYSLQHRGEESAGIASSNGTEIICHKKMGLISQAIKPHVLKRLENPAAIGHVRYSTVGSSDIGNSQPLVVDYYKGKVAVAHNGQLTNAKKLREEFEAKGSIFHTTSDTEVIVHLMAQPLNMLQQSLSPVLKHLHGAFSLLFLTPGEMVGVRDPQGFRPLCLGKLNSGYVMASETCALDQIGAEYIRDVNPGEAVYIGKNGLRSEYFCPQNQIKPAFCVFELVYFSRPDSRIYGESVHLFRKKLGAKLAEESPVDADIVISVPEGGNSAAIGYSHASGIPFDRGFIRNHYVGRTFILPEHDRRHRTVELKLNALKETVEGKRVIVIDDSIVRGTTSRSRFGLLRKAGAKEIHVRISCPPHRYPCYYGIDFQQKGELIAADHTIEEIRTYLNVESLSYLSTEGMMNCTTQPSHNFCNACFTSNYPTPINEKTKNLIERKQQKTVKKVC
- the thiE gene encoding thiamine phosphate synthase, yielding MNRHSKRRRDSRGIAKRFIDARLYVLISSHLCHGSVLKTLQEVMRGGADIVQLREKTMGESEYLALAKEFRKLTLQSGILFIVNDHAEIAREVDADGLHIGQSDCCVQSARKIIGNDRVLGVSTHNMAQARRAERAGADYISVGPVYPTETKDFEPPVGLEYIRQVKEGINIPSVAIGAINHDNLHDVIHAGGERVAICSAILCRENVAEATILLKNQIIFYRSQIRN
- a CDS encoding flagellar hook-length control protein FliK, coding for MIEKFFEFCNDTMASGNSIFRLQAGKDDQNLKRADGIGVQGNGINDTEVEDGSEKSELIHFHEIIIHEMEHHEANDVYGFQGNNDVLMNQKVGNGNHTNTASQSKHCEAPDGFTLKNLQGPGKNSVFKITGTAGEIPMGIQWNVSVSTADSLTNNRQLDKQDKQPIFIKGDRILSSGKINVSQNLLMEDKTILSSAETGIINKGSNGSRGEYSDLLELWGKNIPAGVKKDVAMFVNSNLSKPDLPVGIQQDMPVSTADSLTNNRQLDKQDRQSISMKGNGTLSLGKINVLQNLPAENKTVFSNAEISIPANTVSNHAVEREHGKTGDAVSSQDNVTGEHQSKKEGTFTSDSSSKDKNSSDIESRDTHAQKTKNATSFLAGRNTADSFRADGTDLQNKSHFSQRNDTISVVSSRGGFNPMATTTMVSSSNTAGVEQIQNTIIEQIFQRMQVLNRGGRSEITMHLNPEELGSVRIHFAEEKGEIEAKILVESFEVKAAVENSIHRLRESLSSHGVEINKLEIAMRGEDEKEHRLGRDFKENNSPGNSADWKDNNEEVLEVEDDTSHLSRTKIDVNGNTVSIDYIL
- a CDS encoding flagellar hook-basal body complex protein, whose product is MGFGGALNSGVTGIRTHQTMLDVIGNNLANVNTFGFKSSRLLFTDLLSRSMAAGSGGRPVQIGMGVKPGTIASNFSQGALETTNNAFDFAIQGDGFFVVNGGGQNFFTRVGSFATDKNNLLVDTVTGYRVLDTTGEPISIPFDSTVDGKATSTVKIGGNLEATTSSKSSEVLIMESALTASSVIATGATTLNSLDSNTSDYIAGDKILITGTKSDGTTVSATYTIAAATDTVEDLLFEISKAFGDTGSSGSLNQDGDAYAEIDATGKIILKPGSAATANSDKLSVSLDDDGSNTGKTTWSDHKFSGSTRIASTVIYDTQGVGHTVTYRFTKQGDNTWNLVTLMASDDGTISDSTVTGITFNEDGSFSSTTSDMDLVFKFNGMTTSQTVSLDLGTTGETDGLSQMGGKSTAVIKKQDGYAYGSFENISVLEDGTIRALYSNGIVQDVAQMSVAIFSDRNGLERAGDNMYKQTDASGEAIFTTGGGGVAGSISSGNLEGSNVDMTAELTSLIMAQRGFQLNSRVVTTADEVIAEAVNLKR
- a CDS encoding transposase produces the protein MLVQHRTAHVLSLQNMIHRNTSKKLNVKDTKKLSEVKIHTLLSDDRLVMAAQSDKAVIDFLSEQISKIEKAVLKQVQLRYPYEELITASAIGEILGITIMPETGDINRFRTVSDYSSYCRCVSSKRVSHGKKKGEGNKKNGNKQLAWEYVEAANFMRRFSPLVRSWYQRKASKTNAIVATKALSNKIARACYFIIKDQKRFDPMRLF